The region CTGTAGGCCAGCACACCACCCGTCCTCAGGAGCCCTGCCAGGACTATCCCGCTGCCTAACGGCAAGTAGCGATGGAGCGCGATCTCCAGCTTGGCGAACTCGGCTTCGGAGCCCAGGCCGGTGGCAGCGACCTCGAGGAGAAGATCTCCCAGGAGACCGGACCAGGGATCAAGGAAATCGTCCCTGTCGTCGTAGATGATCTCCCCGGCCACGGCGGCAACGGTTATTTTTCCCGCATCGTCGGTGGAAAGCTGGGCGTCGGGAGAAACGTTCCTCAGCTTGAGGCTTTCATAGGAATATCCTAACCTCGCTTCCGTTATCTCGGACATTTCCCTTACGAAATCCGCTGCAATGGAAAGGGAGTCCTGCGTGTAACTTTCCCTCTTTTCCAGTACATCGGAAAGGGAAAGAGTCAGATCGATCGGTTTGGAAACGAACCAGGGATGGGAGTAACGTAAGGTGGCGGCCCTTTCTATATCACTGGCCTTTTCGATCAGAGTGAGTTTTCTGGCCATGTTTCCCAGGTTCCGGTAGGTCAGGGACGCACTGGCCCTCAGCTTGTCTTCGCTGCCGTACCCGAGCCTGAAGCCGACAACGTACCTGGGTCGTTCCTTGACCGTCACCAGGAGGTCCTTGTACTCCTGTGGTACGTCGGGATCGGCCAACTGGACGTCCACCGAACCCATGACACCGAGTTCGTAGATCCTCTTCTGGGCCTTGAGGATCTCGTCCCTGGTGATGACCTTGCCGCGTTTCAGATCCAGGGCAAGCCGTATGATCCTGGGGCTGACATTCTCGTTGCCGGTGATGATGACGCTGCCCAGTTTGACCCTGGGTCCTTCCTCGACATTCAGGGTAACTTCGACGGTGCCCTCACCCGCCTCGACCGGCTCGGTCACGGAGACGGCCGCGTACAGATATCCGTCAGCGCCAAGCCGCTGGAGCAGGGCCTCCCGCCCCCTCCCGACAAGTTCAGGGACGTACCCCTTGCCCTCCGCAACTGCCGCGAACCCTTTTGCCTTTTCCTCGCCGTAGGGGCCTCCGTTCACCTTCAGCTGTTTCAGGATGACACGCTCCCCCTCCTCGAGAACGATCCTGATCAGGACCTCCTGGTGGCCGTTCAGAACCATGAAGTTCAACGGCTTCACCTCCGCCTGAACAGCCACGAACCCTTCGAACCTGTATTCCCTTAACAGGGACCGGACACCCCCATCCAGCTCTGTCTTCACGAACGGCGCCCCCCTGTCCAGGCCAAGAGCACTGTGGAGCCGATCATCGGGCAGGAATCGGACCCCCTCCACCTCGATACCGCCGATAAAGGTCCTCAGGCCCCGGTCCACAGACAACGTAAGGGTCCGGACCGATGTGTCGGATCGGTCCTCGACCCAGGACAGGGACGCAAAGGGATATCCCTGTGAGCGGTATTTCGATGTAAGCTCATCGGTAAGGGCCGCCTTGGCCTTCTCCGTGCTGTCGGAAGCCAGGAAAACCTTTTTCATGCGGCGTTCGACCCTCATGGATTCATCAGGATCGTCCAGCTGTACTGACAAGGCAGTGACCGGCCCCCTGTTCACATCGAAGGTAAGCTCGACACTGTCGGGGAAGTCGTGGGCGGGTTTCAGGCTGTAAGTGATCTGTGAGTCAAGATAGAAACGGTCCCTCAGGTTATCCCGGATCTTCTTGAGGTCGCTTTTCACCATTTCCCCGTCGACCTTTCCCCCCGGGGCGGATGCGATGATAGCGAGGAGTTTCATCCGGGAAAAACCGGGATCCCCGGTGAGGGCGATCTGGGAAATATAGAGAGCGTTACCTTCCTTTACCTCGAAGATGACCCGGGTACGGTTCTCCCGGCCGGCCACGACCCTGAACGCTATCTCTGTTTCCGGATACCCCCGGAAGCCGTAATATTCCTTGATCCGGACGGCGTTCTCCACGAGCCGTTCTTCGGTGATCTCCTCGTTCTTCCTGAAATTCACTTTCCTGATCAGTTCACCGTCCGAGAGCGCCAGATTTCCGATGAATTCGACATCCTCGAGCCATCTCCTGGGGACAACCTCGTACCTGAGGACAACGCCATCATCGGCAGGAAGGACCCTGACGTCGACGCGCTCGTAAAGTCCGGTACGGAAGAGGTTGAGGACACCGTCCCTGACCTTGCCGGGTGAAAACGGTTCGCCCGCGGCGG is a window of bacterium DNA encoding:
- a CDS encoding BamA/TamA family outer membrane protein, with translation MMRTIIPTLILLFLFAFPVHGRGNGSALADHAGENIALVEISGAIVTSREMEALIPAAAGEPFSPGKVRDGVLNLFRTGLYERVDVRVLPADDGVVLRYEVVPRRWLEDVEFIGNLALSDGELIRKVNFRKNEEITEERLVENAVRIKEYYGFRGYPETEIAFRVVAGRENRTRVIFEVKEGNALYISQIALTGDPGFSRMKLLAIIASAPGGKVDGEMVKSDLKKIRDNLRDRFYLDSQITYSLKPAHDFPDSVELTFDVNRGPVTALSVQLDDPDESMRVERRMKKVFLASDSTEKAKAALTDELTSKYRSQGYPFASLSWVEDRSDTSVRTLTLSVDRGLRTFIGGIEVEGVRFLPDDRLHSALGLDRGAPFVKTELDGGVRSLLREYRFEGFVAVQAEVKPLNFMVLNGHQEVLIRIVLEEGERVILKQLKVNGGPYGEEKAKGFAAVAEGKGYVPELVGRGREALLQRLGADGYLYAAVSVTEPVEAGEGTVEVTLNVEEGPRVKLGSVIITGNENVSPRIIRLALDLKRGKVITRDEILKAQKRIYELGVMGSVDVQLADPDVPQEYKDLLVTVKERPRYVVGFRLGYGSEDKLRASASLTYRNLGNMARKLTLIEKASDIERAATLRYSHPWFVSKPIDLTLSLSDVLEKRESYTQDSLSIAADFVREMSEITEARLGYSYESLKLRNVSPDAQLSTDDAGKITVAAVAGEIIYDDRDDFLDPWSGLLGDLLLEVAATGLGSEAEFAKLEIALHRYLPLGSGIVLAGLLRTGGVLAYRRSEDVIISKRFFLGGQNSVRGYRLDSLGPRDNDGNPVGGNYMLNANLEFRFGFYKTVRGVIFLDSGSVWLDKRSTIGEADFALRYAGGAGLRWSSPIGPLSLDYGYKLNPVVEDEHDRYRWHFSIGHAF